tccacactcactgcatctatAACGATCCTCTCTtgagtgagtcttcatgtgttgcttaatgtagtctttgcgtgtgagactctttccacactgatcacatatGAACACTATGATTCCAGAGTGACCATCCATGTGGTTCATGAGGTTAGCTTTACATGTGAAGCTCTTTTCACACTGATTACATGCAAACAGCTTCTCTCTGGTATGAGTTTTCATGTGGTTAATGAGTGAGCTTTTACAtgtgaaacttttaccacactctgtgcatgtgtaaggtttctctccagtgtggatcatcatgtcgGTGTCAAGCTTTTGTTTTTGAGCAAAACTTTTACCACACAGTGTTTTTCCTCCATTGTGAGTTCTAATGTGGCCTTTAAGGGTGCCActttgcttaaaactctttccacactgttgacATGTGtagggcttttctccagtgtgaattctcttgTGCGCTGCAAAGTTTCCTGCATAATAGAAGCTttgtccacactgttggcatgtgtacggcctctctccagtgtgacttCTCATGTGGCCTTTAAGTGTGGCActttgcttaaaactctttccacattgttggcatgtgtacggcctctctccggTGTGTATTCTCATGTGGCCTTTAAGGGTGCCActttgcttaaaactctttccacactgttggcatgtgtacggcctctctccagtgtgaattctcatgtgggtcTTGAAGCTTCTCTTTttaccaaaactctttccacactgttcgcaagtgtaaggtttctccctaatgtgaactctcatgtgatcACCAAGGTTAAGCTTTTGAATGAAACTCTTTTTACACTGTTTACTGCTGAAATTACACTCAGttttggatttccgaggtcttccgAGTGATGAAGTCTTTAcagtcagtgtgggtttttcatcagctGTTATTTCTTGGTGTTGCTCTTCCATTTTATTCCATTGTTGAGTCTCTTCCTTCAGCACTATcaggtcttaaaaaaaaaaaaaaaaaaagaactttagTATGAAGGCACAAAGCGAcaagcatgaaatggatgtttcacccaaaaattaaaatgaccttAACATTTACTCTGCGTCATgtggttttaaatatttcctttcttctggaacacaaagtaagccatcattttttcacaatatcttcttttgtgttcggcAGAATCAAGAAACTCAAAGATTTAAAGCCACACGAggaagagtaaatggtgaggctattttcatttctgcgttaactatccctttaaagggttcctattatgaaccttttttacaggatgtaaagtaagtctTTAATGTTTCCAGAATGGGTCTGGGGTTTCAGCGcaaaatcagatcatataccttgcagaatatttcattttgggggtcagaggaaaaccaagctctttttgtgcctgtggctttaaatgcaaatgatccaATGCACTCGCTCTAGATTACTCCTGTTGTGTTCCCTCATGTGTATCTTCCACTCAACATTTTTAACTTGCTTGGAAGACCTGGTTGAGACAAATCCTGCATGTTCATAGCAATTACGGATAATTCAGCTTATATttgtgagtttgcattattgtatataacttatgcaaatgtttccctctactgggttgcagctggaagggcatccgctgtttaaaacatatgctggataagttggtggttcattccgctgtggtgacccctaatgaataaagagactgagctaaaggagaatgaatgaatgaacttatgcAAATGCTTAATGCCACATTTGCTTTAAACTGTAGTGATGAGAATATGGCAAGATGACATACTTTGctacttgttttcattcatttgtacttTTGTCTCAGTTTTCTTGCCTTTGTGCATGTCCGGAGGCTTAGCTGAAGACCTATATGGTGACATTTTATATACtcgacaagatgcagaaatgccatttaaaaagatTACCTGCTGTTTGTCTAATAGGGAACAGTGacaatgtaaatatacaaataaaagcgTTACCCCGATGTTTACCAATGTTAAACGTCTGTTAATGAACACCCAGGATTATTTTATAACCCCTaggggctgtttcataaaagTGGTTTAGTGAGCCAAACTAAATGTCCACACTTtaattggttccataacagcaagttgaagatcatttgatgTAACTAATCTGAGTTCAGCTGAAATAATCTAGATAACTACTCATGCACGTAACTGTCATGAAACCCTGAAGGTCGAGAACAGATGCATCATTATGATTATGTTGTATGCTACCTTGGCAACTACGATGAATGAAAGAGCTCTGAAACAAGACACCACAATGTTCACAGCGAGGGCATAGCATTTGATTCAAATATAAgttcaaatatataataatttaaacaatcaaaaagtACGGCTTGAAACAAAGCAAGAAAGAGGGCTGACAGGAAACTGCAGATTTTAAAATATAGgtcattatttaggcctattaacgttaagttaaatatttgtcacaatacatataaatatttgctTGTGCGCAAGAGAGAGAATACACGCTCACTGCAAATTGTAGCTTGCAAGGAAAAGTCTTAATGCATTGGAGGTTTACTGTAACATTCAAAATGTACTTAACGTCAGCacaataagtttaaaat
The Danio rerio strain Tuebingen ecotype United States chromosome 4, GRCz12tu, whole genome shotgun sequence genome window above contains:
- the si:ch211-223a21.4 gene encoding uncharacterized protein si:ch211-223a21.4 — protein: MAFIKDESEDVKIEETFTVKQEDLQEQTDLIVLKEETQQWNKMEEQHQEITADEKPTLTVKTSSLGRPRKSKTECNFSSKQCKKSFIQKLNLGDHMRVHIREKPYTCEQCGKSFGKKRSFKTHMRIHTGERPYTCQQCGKSFKQSGTLKGHMRIHTGERPYTCQQCGKSFKQSATLKGHMRSHTGERPYTCQQCGQSFYYAGNFAAHKRIHTGEKPYTCQQCGKSFKQSGTLKGHIRTHNGGKTLCGKSFAQKQKLDTDMMIHTGEKPYTCTECGKSFTCKSSLINHMKTHTREKLFACNQCEKSFTCKANLMNHMDGHSGIIVFICDQCGKSLTRKDYIKQHMKTHSREDRYRCSECGKSFKQKINLSAHMKLHNAEQSPQH